The following are from one region of the Acidobacteriota bacterium genome:
- a CDS encoding glycosyltransferase family 2 protein has protein sequence MFKYSIVVPLHNEQENVTDLYARLKSVMEASGETFEMVLVDDGSTDGTFQLLREVAAVDSRVTVVKLRRNFGQTAGLAAGFDHARGEYIIAMDGDLQHDPADIPIFLEKIAEGYDIVSGWRKNRVDNFWLRRFPSRCANWLMAKFSGVDIHDFGTTFKAYRREILEQVPLYGEMHRFIPALASWYGASIIEVPIKNVNRERGASHYGISRTFRVFFDLLTIRFLLRYLARPLHFFGTVGMVSIFAGCSVGGWLLMEKLLHQADVMVKHGPLMLFGSVLLLAGFNLLAIGLLGEMQVRHYHEPTQRAPYSVEKLLRAHSEESTISE, from the coding sequence GTGTTCAAATATTCAATCGTAGTTCCTCTCCACAACGAACAGGAGAACGTCACCGACCTGTACGCCCGGCTGAAGTCTGTCATGGAAGCCAGCGGCGAAACTTTTGAAATGGTTCTGGTGGATGACGGCTCTACCGACGGCACGTTCCAGTTACTGCGTGAAGTCGCCGCAGTGGACAGCCGGGTGACGGTCGTAAAACTCCGTCGTAATTTTGGCCAGACCGCTGGCCTGGCTGCCGGCTTTGACCACGCCCGCGGCGAATACATCATCGCCATGGATGGCGATCTGCAGCATGACCCCGCCGACATTCCAATTTTCCTGGAGAAGATTGCCGAAGGGTATGACATCGTCAGCGGCTGGCGGAAGAATCGTGTCGACAACTTCTGGCTGCGCCGTTTCCCGTCGCGTTGCGCCAACTGGCTGATGGCGAAATTCAGCGGCGTCGATATCCACGATTTCGGTACGACGTTCAAAGCTTATCGCCGCGAGATCCTCGAGCAAGTGCCGCTTTACGGAGAAATGCACCGCTTCATCCCGGCGCTCGCGTCGTGGTATGGCGCGTCGATCATCGAAGTGCCGATCAAGAACGTGAACCGTGAGCGTGGCGCTTCGCATTACGGCATCTCGCGTACATTCCGCGTCTTCTTTGATTTGCTCACCATCCGCTTCCTGCTGCGATACCTGGCGCGTCCGCTGCACTTCTTCGGAACCGTAGGCATGGTCAGCATCTTCGCGGGCTGTTCTGTCGGAGGATGGCTGCTGATGGAGAAGCTCCTTCATCAAGCGGACGTTATGGTGAAGCACGGCCCCTTGATGCTGTTTGGGTCTGTACTCCTGCTCGCGGGATTTAACTTGCTCGCGATCGGCTTGCTGGGCGAGATGCAGGTTCGTCATTATCACGAGCCCACCCAGCGTGCGCCTTACTCTGTCGAAAAACTCCTGCGCGCTCACAGCGAAGAGAGCACGATCTCGGAATAA
- a CDS encoding pyridoxal phosphate-dependent aminotransferase translates to MFELRLAGRMSRLGTETAFEVLNRARALEKQGKEIIHLEIGEPDFDTPANVVEAGIAALRKGWTHYGPSAGLPELRQTIADYVSRTRGVPVSSDEVVVVPGGKPIIFFTILALIESGDEVLYPNPGFPIYESMVNYSVGKGIPIPLRENRNFSVDVKELASLINDRTRLIILNSPHNPTGGILTKKDVHEIAEAIGDRNIMVLSDEIYSRLIYDGEHFSIMSVPGFKERTILLDGFSKTYAMTGWRLGYGVMRADLASQIAKLTTNSNSCTASFTQMAGIEALRGDQSSVDKMSTEFRRRRDAFVAGLNKIKGFSCQMPKGAFYAFPNITATGWPSKKLADALLDEAGVAALAGTAFGAYGEGYLRFSVANSLENLNKALARIEAWVGKNLK, encoded by the coding sequence ATGTTCGAACTTCGTCTGGCTGGCCGCATGTCGCGGCTTGGCACCGAGACCGCCTTTGAAGTCCTGAATCGCGCGCGAGCGCTTGAGAAACAGGGCAAGGAAATCATCCATCTCGAAATCGGCGAGCCTGATTTCGATACTCCTGCAAACGTTGTCGAAGCGGGCATCGCTGCGCTGCGCAAGGGGTGGACTCACTACGGTCCTTCGGCCGGACTGCCCGAGTTGCGGCAGACCATCGCCGACTACGTCAGCCGTACTCGCGGTGTCCCGGTCTCGAGCGATGAAGTCGTTGTGGTGCCCGGCGGCAAGCCAATTATTTTCTTCACGATTCTGGCACTAATTGAATCAGGAGATGAAGTTCTTTATCCCAACCCCGGCTTCCCGATTTACGAATCGATGGTGAATTACTCGGTCGGGAAAGGGATTCCCATCCCGCTCCGCGAGAACCGTAATTTCTCGGTGGACGTGAAGGAACTGGCCTCACTGATTAACGATCGTACGCGCCTGATTATCCTGAACTCGCCGCACAATCCAACCGGCGGAATTCTGACGAAGAAGGACGTCCATGAGATTGCCGAAGCGATCGGCGATCGCAACATCATGGTTTTGTCGGACGAGATCTACAGCCGCCTGATCTACGACGGCGAGCACTTCTCGATCATGAGCGTGCCGGGATTCAAGGAACGCACCATCCTGCTGGACGGCTTTTCCAAGACCTACGCGATGACCGGATGGCGTCTGGGTTATGGCGTGATGCGAGCCGACCTTGCCAGCCAGATTGCGAAGCTTACGACCAATTCCAATTCCTGCACGGCCAGCTTTACGCAGATGGCCGGTATCGAAGCCTTGCGCGGCGATCAATCCTCGGTCGACAAGATGAGTACTGAATTCCGCCGCCGTCGTGATGCGTTTGTTGCCGGATTGAACAAGATCAAGGGATTTTCCTGCCAGATGCCGAAAGGTGCGTTCTACGCGTTTCCGAATATCACGGCGACGGGATGGCCGTCCAAGAAACTGGCCGACGCTTTGCTCGATGAGGCTGGCGTTGCCGCCCTGGCAGGGACTGCATTCGGAGCCTACGGCGAAGGCTACCTACGTTTCAGCGTCGCCAACTCGCTGGAGAACCTGAACAAGGCGCTGGCAAGGATCGAAGCCTGGGTGGGAAAGAATCTGAAGTAG
- a CDS encoding VOC family protein: MTHIDKHPAGSFCWIELATTDQPAAKKFYGALFGWTPNDLPMGPGEFYTMFKLEGRDAAAGYTLRADQRAQGVPTHWMPYIAVESADRAADTAKQLGGNVILAAFDVMDAGRMAVLQDPTGAVFCVWQAARNTGIGVAGAHGTLCWADLSTTDVKRASAFYSGLFGWQIMAGENDKSGYLHIKNGEHFIGGIPPAEHRQPGAPSHWLSYFWVDDVDASATKVKESGATLYAGPMSIENVGRMAIIADPQGAVFAIFHSPKH; this comes from the coding sequence ATGACACACATCGACAAACACCCCGCTGGCTCCTTTTGCTGGATTGAACTCGCTACCACGGACCAACCGGCCGCAAAGAAATTCTATGGTGCCCTGTTTGGATGGACGCCGAACGACCTTCCCATGGGACCGGGCGAGTTCTACACGATGTTCAAACTGGAAGGCCGCGACGCGGCTGCTGGTTATACCCTTCGAGCCGATCAGCGTGCCCAAGGCGTGCCTACGCACTGGATGCCGTACATTGCCGTCGAGAGCGCCGACCGAGCCGCCGACACAGCGAAGCAACTCGGCGGGAACGTCATCCTGGCGGCATTCGATGTGATGGATGCAGGCCGCATGGCCGTGCTGCAGGATCCAACCGGGGCAGTCTTCTGTGTGTGGCAAGCGGCGAGGAACACTGGAATCGGTGTCGCGGGCGCCCATGGCACGCTCTGCTGGGCCGACCTCAGTACCACGGATGTGAAGCGGGCCAGCGCTTTTTACTCCGGGTTGTTTGGCTGGCAGATCATGGCGGGCGAAAACGACAAATCTGGCTACCTGCATATCAAGAACGGTGAACATTTCATTGGCGGCATCCCTCCAGCGGAGCATCGCCAACCGGGCGCTCCTTCGCACTGGCTGTCTTATTTCTGGGTGGATGATGTCGATGCTTCCGCGACCAAGGTAAAAGAATCGGGAGCCACTCTATACGCCGGCCCCATGAGTATCGAGAATGTCGGCAGGATGGCAATCATTGCCGATCCGCAGGGAGCGGTATTCGCGATCTTCCATTCTCCGAAACACTAG
- a CDS encoding phosphoesterase: protein MKKFAAIVLLALSSFAVVFMTVRAADRARVINLPSSKNLTLPVPGFIARTNSFPATIALSPDGRYAALLNQGYGTQETGARQSVAILDLSNNQLHDFPDDRLSDEPSTHQSYYIGLAFSSDGTHLYASMGSISDPEGKGKTSTGNGIAVYKFAAGQVTPDRFIKLAPQKVAAGKQVAVGIRNTPSGTAPSYPAGFAVLHGAKGDRLLIANNLSDNVVLLDVNSGQVLQSFDLSKSKYVPSAYPYTVIANKEGTKAWVSLWNASAVAELNLKTGKVDARYDMFGRTDPVSPSTHPTAMVLSPSGETLYVALSNTDSDYVLALDLRDGKTIVRFHANLDSSLRSSPGSVPLAAVLSLDGRRLFVGCASLDAVAVFDTSAHDEVSPLGFIPTEWYPSAIAIVGNDLLIATAKGEGSGPNNMQGTLKGERKRKEHPYIPTLIGGSVQRVSLAEIDKNLAAFTKQVEEDNLLQSNGGKFEFAGGQNLIKHVIYILKENRTYDQVFGDLPVGNGDPSLTLYGAEITPNQHKLALQFGVLDNFYDSGEVSGDGHIWSNAAITSDYNEKNWPIGYRSRERSYDADGTVSDEMPLEQGIPDIDDPATGFLWDNLAKRGLSYRVYGEFIHAVWCSNEKAKSPKEGTPSGESASCPVSEIKKGDPLPAHLGDPRGGPSPWPWTIPVMKRMRPTKAALRDHYDPQFPDFNTDYPDQLRADEFLREFDEFVKARGTSKELPQFILLYLPDDHTGGTRPGKATPQANVADNDLAVGRVVDAVSHSLYWDDTAIFVIEDDAQDGADHVDAHRSTALAISKYAPRGDHPFVDSHFYSTVSLIHTMEELIGLPPMNLFDAHAPLMAPLFSGPGTQPPYKADDQNLRSGLLYRVNSKTAPGAKQSSKMDFSRPDAANNVELNKILWRNEKGNVPMPAPRDGDSTQ, encoded by the coding sequence GTGAAAAAGTTTGCTGCTATCGTCCTCCTGGCGTTGTCATCCTTTGCCGTTGTGTTCATGACCGTGCGTGCTGCAGATCGTGCGCGCGTGATCAATCTTCCAAGCAGCAAGAATCTGACGCTCCCTGTTCCCGGATTTATCGCTCGCACCAACAGTTTTCCCGCAACCATCGCGCTCAGCCCCGACGGCCGCTATGCCGCGCTGCTCAACCAGGGCTACGGCACGCAGGAAACAGGCGCCCGGCAATCCGTCGCGATTCTGGATCTGAGTAACAACCAGTTGCACGACTTTCCTGACGACCGCCTGAGTGATGAGCCTTCGACCCATCAGAGTTACTACATTGGCCTCGCCTTCAGCAGCGATGGGACCCATCTCTACGCGTCCATGGGATCGATCTCGGACCCTGAAGGCAAGGGAAAGACAAGCACTGGAAACGGAATCGCCGTCTACAAGTTCGCGGCCGGACAGGTGACGCCCGATCGCTTCATCAAGCTTGCTCCGCAAAAAGTTGCCGCTGGGAAGCAAGTCGCCGTCGGTATCCGTAACACGCCGTCGGGAACGGCGCCGTCCTATCCCGCTGGATTCGCGGTGCTGCACGGAGCCAAGGGTGATCGGTTGCTGATTGCTAATAATCTCTCCGACAACGTTGTGTTGCTGGATGTGAATTCAGGACAGGTTTTGCAGTCTTTCGACTTGAGCAAGAGCAAGTATGTTCCCAGTGCTTATCCCTACACGGTAATCGCCAACAAAGAGGGAACGAAGGCGTGGGTAAGCTTGTGGAACGCTTCCGCTGTGGCGGAACTGAATCTGAAAACGGGTAAGGTCGATGCTCGATACGACATGTTTGGGCGCACCGATCCGGTTTCTCCCAGCACTCATCCAACCGCAATGGTTCTCAGTCCAAGCGGCGAGACTCTCTACGTGGCGCTCAGCAATACCGACTCCGATTATGTGCTTGCGCTTGATTTACGTGACGGCAAAACCATCGTACGTTTCCATGCCAACCTGGACAGTTCCTTAAGAAGCAGCCCGGGGTCTGTTCCGCTCGCTGCTGTACTTTCGTTGGACGGCCGGCGTCTGTTTGTTGGTTGCGCATCGCTCGATGCCGTTGCTGTGTTCGATACGAGTGCCCATGACGAAGTCTCTCCTCTCGGCTTCATCCCCACCGAGTGGTATCCCAGTGCAATCGCGATCGTCGGCAACGACTTGCTCATAGCGACCGCCAAGGGAGAGGGAAGCGGCCCCAACAACATGCAAGGCACGTTAAAAGGCGAACGCAAGAGAAAAGAACATCCCTACATCCCGACCTTGATCGGAGGATCTGTCCAGCGCGTCAGCCTGGCCGAGATCGACAAGAATCTCGCCGCCTTCACGAAGCAAGTTGAGGAAGACAATCTGCTGCAATCCAATGGCGGCAAGTTCGAATTCGCCGGCGGCCAGAATCTCATCAAGCACGTCATCTACATCCTGAAAGAAAATCGCACCTACGATCAGGTCTTCGGGGATCTCCCGGTAGGCAATGGAGACCCATCTCTGACTCTTTACGGTGCCGAGATCACACCCAACCAGCACAAACTGGCGCTGCAATTCGGCGTGCTCGACAATTTCTACGATAGCGGAGAAGTTTCCGGCGACGGACACATCTGGTCGAATGCAGCGATCACCAGTGACTACAACGAAAAAAATTGGCCGATTGGGTATCGCAGCCGCGAACGCAGCTACGACGCGGACGGCACAGTCTCCGATGAAATGCCACTCGAACAGGGAATCCCTGACATCGACGATCCCGCCACCGGCTTCCTCTGGGACAACCTCGCGAAACGCGGCCTGAGCTATCGCGTTTATGGAGAGTTCATCCATGCCGTTTGGTGTAGCAATGAGAAGGCAAAGTCTCCGAAGGAGGGAACGCCTTCGGGAGAGTCTGCGTCTTGCCCGGTGTCAGAAATCAAGAAGGGTGATCCGTTGCCTGCGCATCTCGGCGATCCGCGTGGTGGGCCAAGCCCGTGGCCATGGACGATTCCAGTGATGAAGCGCATGCGCCCCACCAAGGCTGCCCTGCGTGATCACTATGATCCGCAATTTCCGGATTTCAATACCGACTATCCTGATCAGCTGCGTGCCGATGAATTCTTGCGCGAGTTCGATGAATTTGTGAAAGCGCGCGGCACATCGAAAGAATTGCCGCAGTTCATCCTGCTGTACCTTCCCGATGACCACACGGGAGGTACCCGCCCCGGTAAGGCGACGCCGCAGGCGAACGTTGCCGACAACGATCTAGCCGTGGGTCGCGTCGTCGATGCCGTGTCGCACAGTTTGTATTGGGACGACACTGCCATCTTTGTGATCGAGGACGATGCGCAGGATGGTGCTGACCACGTCGACGCCCATCGCTCCACTGCGCTTGCCATTAGCAAATATGCGCCGCGAGGGGATCATCCCTTCGTCGATTCGCATTTCTATTCGACGGTCAGCCTGATTCACACGATGGAAGAGCTTATCGGACTCCCGCCCATGAACCTGTTCGATGCACATGCGCCGCTCATGGCTCCTCTGTTTTCCGGGCCGGGAACGCAACCACCCTACAAAGCGGACGATCAGAATTTGCGCAGCGGCTTGCTCTATAGAGTGAATTCCAAGACTGCGCCCGGAGCCAAACAGTCGTCGAAGATGGATTTCTCCCGCCCGGACGCGGCCAACAACGTGGAACTGAATAAAATTCTCTGGCGCAATGAAAAGGGGAATGTGCCGATGCCCGCTCCGCGGGACGGCGATTCCACGCAATAA
- a CDS encoding class I SAM-dependent methyltransferase: MAHFSIRTQCAGRAARNFLSLFLLIAAGFAARPAQAQSPATASRKTSTPYTGDLSIFDSPGREDRLQINRVMDILKVAPGSVVADIGAGSGWFSVRAAKRVGKDGEVYAVEINPDAIAHIKGRAAKEGIANLQTVLGTSDDAPLPAGKINAVLLLKTYHEVAAPVALMKNLRKSLAPKAMIGIIDRNGNGEDHGIAEKVVVSEAQQAGYKLVNRYDFVKADGMDYFLIFEVQ, translated from the coding sequence ATGGCGCATTTTTCGATTCGCACTCAATGTGCGGGGAGAGCTGCAAGAAATTTTCTCTCTCTTTTTCTACTCATCGCTGCGGGATTCGCTGCTAGGCCGGCGCAAGCACAATCTCCCGCCACCGCCTCGCGCAAAACCAGTACGCCCTATACGGGAGACCTGTCGATCTTTGACTCTCCTGGGCGTGAAGACCGGCTGCAAATCAATCGCGTGATGGACATCCTGAAGGTCGCCCCGGGCAGTGTTGTCGCTGACATCGGCGCAGGCTCGGGGTGGTTTTCAGTGCGTGCCGCGAAGCGGGTCGGGAAGGATGGCGAAGTCTATGCCGTCGAAATCAACCCAGACGCCATCGCCCACATCAAAGGTCGCGCGGCCAAGGAAGGCATTGCCAATTTGCAAACTGTTCTCGGCACTAGTGACGACGCCCCGCTGCCCGCCGGAAAGATCAATGCAGTCCTGCTGCTCAAGACGTATCACGAGGTGGCCGCCCCAGTCGCTCTGATGAAGAACCTTCGAAAGTCCCTGGCTCCTAAAGCCATGATCGGGATCATCGACCGCAACGGAAATGGCGAAGACCACGGCATCGCCGAAAAGGTCGTTGTTTCCGAGGCGCAACAAGCCGGATACAAGCTAGTCAATCGCTATGATTTCGTGAAAGCGGATGGCATGGATTACTTCCTGATCTTCGAGGTCCAGTGA
- a CDS encoding aminotransferase class V-fold PLP-dependent enzyme produces the protein MLNRRGFLSSSFAVGAGLTLTESLWAQLATLPTKLPDHSRYDANEDAYWREMRKQFLIPTDEVYLNNGTVGSSPAPVLRAIFESYEKSEKLNEEDPEDYPIWGYASWNQFRDPLANFVGCDRDEIALLRNATEANSYIANGVDLKPGDEVLMTDQEHPGGEMPWQLRAKRYGIVVKKVTLPKPVENPAQVLNLFNDAITPRTRVLFFSHISTFTGVVLPVKELSALARSKGILSAADGAHAPGMMRLHVHDLGCDFYSSSPHKWLQAPKGSGFLYVRNEVIDRVWNTIATEGWDDVKIRAERFQRIGSSNVPALAGLRAAIQLAGEIGIDRIERRHRQLCDYLLDAMLKRGASSWTSPDPTMRCGIATVNVPPLQRLDLEKWLWKEKKIRVRGADPHKLRLSTPYYISKQDIDHFLEAFDEYRKKKSAA, from the coding sequence ATGCTCAACCGTCGTGGATTTCTCTCGTCCTCCTTCGCAGTCGGTGCCGGCCTGACCCTTACCGAGAGTCTTTGGGCACAGCTCGCTACCCTGCCGACCAAGTTGCCGGATCACTCGCGTTACGACGCAAACGAAGACGCTTACTGGCGCGAAATGCGCAAGCAGTTCCTGATCCCAACCGACGAAGTCTATTTGAACAATGGCACGGTCGGATCGAGCCCCGCGCCGGTGTTGCGGGCAATCTTCGAATCGTATGAGAAATCCGAAAAACTGAATGAAGAGGATCCGGAGGATTATCCGATCTGGGGATACGCATCATGGAACCAGTTCCGCGATCCGCTGGCCAATTTCGTGGGCTGCGATCGGGACGAAATCGCGTTGCTGCGCAATGCCACGGAGGCCAACAGCTACATCGCCAATGGCGTCGATCTTAAGCCGGGCGACGAAGTGCTCATGACCGATCAAGAGCATCCCGGTGGCGAGATGCCGTGGCAACTGCGAGCGAAGCGCTACGGGATCGTCGTCAAAAAAGTCACGTTACCGAAGCCGGTGGAAAATCCTGCGCAGGTGCTGAACTTGTTCAACGACGCCATCACGCCGCGCACGCGCGTGTTGTTCTTCAGCCACATCAGTACTTTCACGGGAGTGGTATTGCCGGTGAAGGAGCTGAGCGCTCTGGCTCGCAGCAAAGGAATCCTGTCAGCGGCCGACGGAGCCCATGCACCGGGCATGATGCGGTTGCATGTGCACGACCTGGGATGTGATTTCTATTCGTCCAGTCCGCACAAGTGGTTGCAGGCGCCCAAGGGGTCGGGGTTTCTCTATGTCCGCAATGAAGTGATCGATCGCGTCTGGAACACGATCGCTACCGAAGGCTGGGACGATGTGAAGATTCGCGCAGAACGATTCCAGCGCATTGGTAGTTCGAATGTGCCGGCTCTGGCGGGACTGCGAGCGGCAATCCAGCTAGCCGGTGAAATTGGCATCGACCGCATCGAACGGCGGCATCGTCAACTTTGCGATTACCTGCTCGATGCGATGTTGAAGCGCGGCGCAAGCTCCTGGACTTCTCCCGACCCGACGATGCGGTGCGGCATCGCGACCGTAAATGTTCCTCCTCTGCAGCGTCTGGATTTGGAGAAATGGCTCTGGAAGGAAAAGAAGATTCGGGTGCGCGGCGCCGATCCACACAAGCTGCGCTTGTCGACCCCCTATTACATCTCGAAGCAGGACATTGACCACTTCCTGGAGGCGTTCGACGAGTATCGAAAAAAGAAAAGCGCGGCCTAG
- a CDS encoding phospholipid carrier-dependent glycosyltransferase, which produces MEPTKPTRSSWTVASVAILLAVLMLQLALAARRNSITWDEDDHLYAGYMTWKHGDFGLNPEHPPLVKLLSALPILNMPLKMPALENRNFKIEAFLGGKDFLFKNDADTMLFRARMASALLTLALALIVFLAAQEMFSTGAAFIALALLVFDPNLLAHGAVVATDAALSCFMVGAIYAFYRYVKVPTAWRMIVVGVATGLCLASKHTGILLFPMFVLLALCELIWPWRSENQSGNVPRGKHALQLALALVVISAVAVTILWAFYGFRYSARADGWQLNPPLAETLSYLSRPRDIQLLSAVARWHLLPESYIYGLADVRFMSDFYSSYLFGKVYPHGVWFYFPAAIAVKSTLTFLALSILATWGIATKKLSNWRQVLFLTVPSAVYLEVAMGAGMNIGVRHILPIYMFLAVLLAGVAWKFIQQDRRWTWVVAALLIFQAVSSLRSYPAYLAYANELWGGPSQTYRYLSDSNADWGQQLKATKRYLDQRGIKNCWFIYFADGVVDTSYYGIPCKSLPTIATLWLNQPTEAPAAIDGTVLISAGTLSGFEFGPGPLNPYDQFQRLHPTAVIDHGVFVFDGHFEIPLAAAFSHVQNARNLLTANQPSEALKEAQQAVALAPDAVRSNAMLGDVLEALHRPEEARAAYQKALGLAQTIEPEFQVGWVADLERKIASQR; this is translated from the coding sequence ATGGAACCAACGAAGCCCACGCGATCCTCATGGACCGTTGCCAGCGTTGCCATTCTCCTCGCTGTCCTCATGCTGCAACTTGCGCTGGCTGCCCGCCGGAACTCCATCACGTGGGACGAAGATGACCACCTGTACGCGGGATACATGACATGGAAGCACGGGGATTTCGGCCTGAATCCCGAGCACCCTCCGCTCGTGAAGTTGCTGTCGGCTCTCCCGATATTGAATATGCCGCTGAAAATGCCCGCGCTCGAGAATCGCAATTTCAAGATCGAAGCGTTTCTCGGAGGCAAAGACTTTCTGTTTAAGAACGACGCCGACACGATGCTCTTTCGCGCCCGCATGGCGTCTGCTCTCTTGACCCTGGCGCTCGCTCTGATCGTCTTTCTCGCGGCCCAGGAAATGTTCAGTACCGGAGCCGCCTTCATTGCGCTCGCGCTGCTGGTGTTCGATCCCAACCTGCTGGCTCACGGAGCGGTTGTCGCCACCGACGCCGCTCTCTCCTGCTTCATGGTTGGTGCGATCTATGCTTTCTATCGATATGTGAAGGTTCCAACCGCATGGCGGATGATCGTCGTAGGAGTTGCCACCGGCTTGTGCCTGGCGTCCAAGCACACGGGAATTCTGCTTTTTCCGATGTTTGTATTGCTCGCGCTCTGCGAACTCATTTGGCCATGGCGCTCTGAGAATCAATCCGGAAATGTGCCAAGAGGGAAGCACGCGCTGCAGTTGGCGCTCGCACTGGTCGTGATCTCCGCTGTGGCCGTGACAATTCTTTGGGCTTTTTACGGATTTCGATACTCCGCCCGAGCCGATGGATGGCAACTGAACCCACCACTCGCGGAGACTCTGAGCTACCTTTCAAGGCCTCGCGACATTCAACTCCTCTCTGCGGTCGCCCGGTGGCATCTGCTGCCCGAATCGTACATTTACGGTCTGGCTGATGTTCGGTTCATGTCGGACTTCTACAGCAGTTATCTATTCGGCAAGGTTTATCCCCACGGTGTCTGGTTCTATTTCCCCGCTGCAATTGCGGTGAAGTCGACTCTCACATTCCTCGCGCTGAGCATTCTCGCGACCTGGGGCATTGCCACCAAAAAACTGTCCAACTGGCGCCAGGTTCTCTTTCTTACGGTGCCGTCGGCGGTTTACCTGGAGGTGGCGATGGGAGCGGGCATGAATATCGGCGTCCGGCACATCCTTCCGATCTACATGTTCCTGGCGGTGCTGCTGGCTGGCGTGGCCTGGAAATTCATTCAACAGGACCGCCGGTGGACATGGGTGGTCGCCGCCCTCCTGATTTTTCAGGCAGTCTCTTCGTTGCGATCGTACCCAGCCTATCTTGCCTATGCGAATGAACTCTGGGGCGGCCCTTCGCAAACCTATCGCTATCTCAGCGATTCCAACGCCGACTGGGGACAACAGCTTAAGGCCACGAAGCGGTATCTCGATCAACGGGGAATCAAGAACTGTTGGTTTATCTATTTCGCGGACGGTGTTGTAGACACAAGCTATTACGGCATACCCTGCAAGTCGCTGCCGACCATTGCCACACTCTGGTTAAATCAACCCACCGAAGCTCCCGCGGCAATCGACGGAACGGTATTGATCAGCGCCGGCACTCTTTCAGGATTTGAGTTCGGTCCTGGTCCGTTGAATCCCTACGACCAATTCCAGCGACTTCATCCGACGGCAGTGATCGATCACGGAGTCTTCGTCTTCGACGGTCACTTCGAGATTCCTCTGGCTGCCGCCTTCAGCCATGTCCAGAATGCGCGCAACCTTCTCACCGCGAACCAGCCCTCTGAAGCACTTAAGGAAGCCCAACAAGCCGTAGCGCTGGCTCCCGACGCCGTGCGGTCGAATGCGATGCTGGGAGATGTGCTAGAGGCGCTACACCGGCCCGAGGAGGCCCGCGCCGCGTACCAGAAGGCTCTCGGCCTTGCTCAAACCATCGAGCCGGAGTTTCAGGTTGGGTGGGTGGCGGACTTGGAACGCAAGATTGCATCACAAAGGTAA
- a CDS encoding M48 family metalloprotease, with protein sequence MPATFAQDQSSQPDATKTDTTAKPDSTKPDSTKTDSTKPDTSKADSADTATTPVQGEPPVQQPDDSKVKHDGSKKDVDAIGNRKIGGRGMGNWYSLETEIRMGKEYSQQVEASVKLVNDPVVTEYVNRIGQNLVRNSDAQVPFTIKVIDSDEVNAFALPGGFFYVNSGLILAADEEAELAGVMAHEIAHVAARHATKQMTRGNWANIATIPLIFVGGGIGYAVRSAAGLALPMTFLSFSRGFEQEADYLGLQYMYKTGYDPQAFVSFFEKLQAKEKKKPGTLARAFSTHPQTPDRIEKSQEEIGTILPARPQYVVSTSEFDDVKARLAVIENRHKVLDDKEGTKPSLRRTSTSDKSGKDDKDKTDDDRPTLKRRDDTKQN encoded by the coding sequence ATGCCGGCGACATTTGCACAAGACCAATCTTCCCAGCCGGACGCCACCAAAACCGACACCACCGCCAAGCCCGACTCGACGAAGCCCGACTCAACCAAGACTGACTCAACGAAGCCGGATACCTCCAAGGCCGACTCCGCTGACACAGCCACGACTCCCGTCCAAGGTGAGCCGCCCGTGCAGCAGCCGGACGACAGCAAGGTTAAGCACGACGGCAGCAAGAAGGACGTCGACGCGATCGGCAACCGCAAAATTGGCGGACGCGGGATGGGCAATTGGTACTCGCTTGAAACCGAGATTCGCATGGGTAAGGAATATTCCCAGCAGGTTGAAGCCAGCGTGAAGCTGGTCAACGATCCGGTCGTCACCGAATACGTGAATCGTATCGGACAGAATCTTGTACGGAATTCTGACGCGCAGGTACCCTTCACCATTAAGGTGATCGACTCCGACGAAGTGAATGCCTTTGCATTGCCTGGCGGATTTTTCTACGTAAACTCCGGCTTGATCCTGGCAGCCGACGAAGAGGCGGAGCTTGCGGGCGTCATGGCCCATGAGATCGCCCACGTCGCCGCCCGTCACGCGACCAAACAGATGACGCGCGGGAACTGGGCGAACATTGCGACGATTCCACTGATCTTTGTCGGCGGCGGTATTGGCTACGCGGTTCGTTCCGCGGCAGGCCTGGCGCTGCCCATGACGTTCCTGAGTTTCTCCCGCGGATTTGAACAGGAAGCTGACTACCTCGGATTGCAGTACATGTATAAGACGGGCTACGATCCGCAGGCGTTCGTGAGCTTCTTCGAAAAGCTGCAGGCCAAAGAGAAGAAGAAGCCGGGGACTCTGGCGCGAGCGTTTTCAACCCATCCGCAGACTCCAGACCGGATTGAGAAATCGCAGGAGGAGATTGGCACGATTCTTCCAGCTCGTCCGCAGTATGTCGTTTCGACTTCAGAATTCGACGACGTGAAGGCACGGCTGGCGGTGATCGAGAACCGGCACAAGGTCCTCGACGACAAGGAAGGAACCAAGCCCAGCCTGCGGCGAACGTCGACTTCCGACAAGTCCGGCAAAGACGATAAGGACAAGACGGACGATGATCGCCCGACGCTGAAGCGCCGCGACGATACGAAACAGAATTAG